Genomic segment of Terriglobales bacterium:
CGAACACGTTCAACTCGTCGCGCGTGAACGCGGCGGCTTTCGCCATGTTGTCCACGTAGAGGATGGCGAACAGGCGCTGCGCGCCCGCGAGCGGCGCGCACATCGCCGAGCGCAGTCCGGAGATGCGCATGCTGGCGCTGGCGGCGAAGCGCTCGTCGTCGGCCGCGTCCACAACCAGAATCGGTTGCAGCTCGGCCTTGACGCGATCGAGGATGGCGCGGCTCAGGATGATCTTGGGCTGCTCGCCGGCGGGCGGATTGCGATGGCGAACTTCCGTCTGGCGCGTTGCCTGGCCCTGTTCGTCGAAGAACATCAGGAAGGCGCGCTCCACGCCGGCGATGCGAAACACCAGCGTCATCACCTGCTCGACGATGTCGTCCATGGAAAGCTTGCCGTTCAGCGCGCGGCCCGCGTCGTAGAGCATGCGCAGCAGGTAGTTTTCGCGCTCCAGGCGGCGCGCGTAGTCCAGCACCTCGGCGGCGGCCGCAGCCGGCGGCGGCTCGGCGGCTGTTATGGGCGCGGCGCCGCCTTTGGCCAGCACCTGCTTCAGCGTCTCCGGCATCTGCGGCTCGCGGATCACGAAGCCGGTCTCGTCGAGCGACTCGACGGTGATCTCGTAGATTCCCACTTCAGCCTTGTCGCCGTGATGCAGGGGCGTTTCGGCGGCGATGCGCTTGCCATTCACCTTCACGCCGTTGGTGCTGTCGCGGTCGGCGATGGAAATCTCGCCGTCGGTCGTCTGCTTCACAACAGCGTGGAAGCGCGACACGCTGCCATCGTTCAGCACCAGGTCGTTGACCATGATGCGGCCGATGGTGATGACGGGTTTGGTGATCTCCAGGATGCCGCGCTTGCCGTCGGGCGAAGTGATGACGAGGCGCGACATGCGAAGCTAGCGGCGCTCCGTCTTGTCTTTTGAAGGAGCGGCGGGCCTTGCCGGCGGATCGGCTTGCGCCGCAGCTTTCGCCGAGGGATCGGGCGCGAGCGAAGGCGCGAAATTGTAGTTCTCGCCGGCGTTCAGGTTCACGCGTGTTTCGGCCAGGTGGAATCCAGCTTTACGAAGAGCGATGGTGTGCTGCCCCGGAGCCACGCTGACCTCGGCAGGCGTTTGCTTGCCGGTGTCGGCGCCGTCCACCAGGATGCTCGCGCCTCCCGGCGAACTGCGGGCGACCACAGTTGCCGACGTGGGCGAGAGCACCGCGTTCGTCTGCGCCGTGCGTCCGGCGTCCACCATGATCCAGCGCAGCTCGGGGTTGTAACCGGGCTTCATGAAACGCACGCGGTGTGAACCGGGCTGGAGCCGGCCGATGACCGCCGGCGTCGTCCAGCGGCGGTCGGGGCGCGTGTCGAGTTCAACCATTGCGCCGGCAGGTGAGGAATCCACGCGCAAGCTGCCGGTCAAAACTTCCGCCGTGTTGGCTGCTGGGGCGGGTGTATCGGCTGCAGGCGACGGCGTTGCCGAGGTTTGCGCTGGTTTGCCCGGCAGGTCACCGGTAAGCTGATTGCCGGCGCGGGGCCACAAGAGTGCGGCCGCAATCACCCAGAGCGCGACCGTGGCGAACAACACGCCGCGTCGCCACAACGGCGTCCGCGGCAAGTCCACCACGAGCGGCGCAGGCGGAGCCGGTGGAACATCCGAGCCCGCGTTCATGATGACCGTGGTGTCTGATTCCCGGCTGTCGGCCGCAGCCGAATGCAGCGTGGCTTCGGCGGCGCGGTTCTTGTAGTTCACCAGGTCGGCAGCGAAGTCGGCGGCGCGCTGATAGCGCTGCTCCGGGGCCTTGGCGAGCGCGCGCATGATCACGTCGCTCAGTCCGGGATGGACGCTCAGGTCCACTTCGCGCGGCGGCGGCGGATCTTCCTGAACGATCTTGTAGATGATGGCGGTCACGCTGTCGCCGCGGAACGGCTTCACGCCGCAGGACGCCTCATAAAGAATGACGCCGAGGCTGAACAGGTCGGAGCGTCCGTCGACCGCGCGCGAGCTGACCTGCTCGGGCGACATGTAGCTGGGCGTGCCCATGGGCGCGCCGCCTGCGGTGGTCGCTCCGCCGCCGGCCTTGGCGATGCCGAAGTCGGTGATCTTCACCGCGCCCTGCGCCGTGATCATCACGTTGGCGGGCTTGATGTCGCGGTGCACGATGCCGTGCGCGTGCGCGTACTCCAGGCCGGCGCAGATGCGGCGGCCGATTTCGACCACCTCCTCGGCGCCGAGCATGCCGCGTTCCGCCAGCAGCGACTGCAGCGTGCGGCCCTCGATGTACTCCATGGCGATGTACACCAGGTTCTGGTGCTCGCCGGCGTCGAAGATGGTGACGATGTTGGGGTGGCTGAGCTTGCCGGCGGCGCGCGCTTCGCGGCGGAAGCGCTCGATCAGTTCCTTGTCCTCGAGCCCTTGCGCGTCTAGCCGCGTGGTCTTGAGCGCGACCGTGCGGCCGATGTTGGGATCTTCGGCGCAGTACACCACGCCCATGGCGCCGCGGCCGAGTTCGCCGACGATGCGGTAGCGGCCGATCTGCTGCGGATTGTCTTTGCTGGCGGGCAGCAACGCCCTCCCGGTTGCCGCGGACCTGAGCCAACTGGCTGCCTGCCGCCGGCACAACAAACCACTTCCCGGAGTTTCATCCTTGCGGGAGCCCGGGACGAAGGAGCCCAATTTACCGTGAGACTCTAGGTGAGAGTACGCGAGCGGTCAACGTACGTTCGTAACCGGAAGTAACCACGCGGAGAGCTACTTAAGGGCCTCGTCGAGCACCGCGGGCTCTCCTCTTTTCACCGTGATCTCGCGGGTCACCGGCTGGCGGCCTTCGATGCGCAGGGTCACCTTGTGGGTCCCAGGCTCGACGGGAAAACGTCCGGGCGTGCGCTTGGGGCGGACGAGGCCGTCAATGGTGACCTCCGCGCCGGGCGGCTTGGTGCGGATGTCGATCTCGGAGCGATCGCCGGGATCGCCGCCACCGAAGATGCGGCGGAAGCCGCGGCCGAACCCGCCTCCGCCCTGCTTGCCGGCTTCCTGCGGACGCAGCGCGGCGTTGAAGG
This window contains:
- a CDS encoding serine/threonine-protein kinase; translated protein: MLPASKDNPQQIGRYRIVGELGRGAMGVVYCAEDPNIGRTVALKTTRLDAQGLEDKELIERFRREARAAGKLSHPNIVTIFDAGEHQNLVYIAMEYIEGRTLQSLLAERGMLGAEEVVEIGRRICAGLEYAHAHGIVHRDIKPANVMITAQGAVKITDFGIAKAGGGATTAGGAPMGTPSYMSPEQVSSRAVDGRSDLFSLGVILYEASCGVKPFRGDSVTAIIYKIVQEDPPPPREVDLSVHPGLSDVIMRALAKAPEQRYQRAADFAADLVNYKNRAAEATLHSAAADSRESDTTVIMNAGSDVPPAPPAPLVVDLPRTPLWRRGVLFATVALWVIAAALLWPRAGNQLTGDLPGKPAQTSATPSPAADTPAPAANTAEVLTGSLRVDSSPAGAMVELDTRPDRRWTTPAVIGRLQPGSHRVRFMKPGYNPELRWIMVDAGRTAQTNAVLSPTSATVVARSSPGGASILVDGADTGKQTPAEVSVAPGQHTIALRKAGFHLAETRVNLNAGENYNFAPSLAPDPSAKAAAQADPPARPAAPSKDKTERR
- a CDS encoding adenylate/guanylate cyclase domain-containing protein is translated as MSRLVITSPDGKRGILEITKPVITIGRIMVNDLVLNDGSVSRFHAVVKQTTDGEISIADRDSTNGVKVNGKRIAAETPLHHGDKAEVGIYEITVESLDETGFVIREPQMPETLKQVLAKGGAAPITAAEPPPAAAAAEVLDYARRLERENYLLRMLYDAGRALNGKLSMDDIVEQVMTLVFRIAGVERAFLMFFDEQGQATRQTEVRHRNPPAGEQPKIILSRAILDRVKAELQPILVVDAADDERFAASASMRISGLRSAMCAPLAGAQRLFAILYVDNMAKAAAFTRDELNVFAVVASQAASAIDNLMSHRELAEQEVQRAALERFLAPQLVEMIAAHPEKVVKLGGQNQKVSVMFADIRGFTGIAEALPPERVVDLLNEYFTRVTDVIFGNGGTLDKYLGDGVMAVFGAPISKGGDADNAVRTAIEMQRLVQQLNRDAVSRGWPELRIGIGINTGVVTAGNIGSPRRIDYTVVGDAVNVAARLMAFARGGQVVISASTAADLKPDHGFQLAAMEPVLLRGKKQPIGIYSVGWEQAAGTRA